Proteins encoded together in one Pantoea sp. CCBC3-3-1 window:
- a CDS encoding MFS transporter — MRRYPRVRWLMIAFCFFAIAINYIDRINLAIAAPHIKKDLGLDDTSMGLILGAFFWTYALMQIPAGRLLDRLGARAGLAIAVGWWSLFTVVTAFGRGFGSLFASRLLLGIGESGGNPGCAKVVYSWFAKKERATASGIFDAGPRAGSAIALPLVAWLISTWDWETSFVVTGALGLAWVAIWLLFYREPEAMKGLNPEQRENLLADRGVQTVDKNEKVNIAGLFRFRTVWGMMIGFFCMNFATYFFVTWFPTYLTMAHGFSLKELGTIGAIPALMGIPGSLLGGITSDWLYRKGFSLTTARKSCLIAGMLLSSVIAFAAFTSSVTVILTLFSLTYAGLAFTAANIWTLPADVAPNSGYVGTLGGIQNFAGNLAGIVTASFTGLMLTLSHGSFVVPLLVAGGICLVGALNFMFVMGKIEPLAIEKNQQVSGVVAADHKA; from the coding sequence ATGCGTAGATACCCACGAGTCCGCTGGCTGATGATTGCATTCTGCTTTTTCGCCATCGCCATCAACTACATAGATCGCATTAACCTCGCCATCGCTGCACCGCATATTAAAAAAGATCTTGGGCTGGATGACACCAGCATGGGGCTGATCCTTGGCGCATTTTTCTGGACTTACGCACTGATGCAAATTCCTGCCGGTCGCCTGCTTGACCGGCTGGGTGCCCGTGCCGGTCTGGCTATCGCGGTAGGCTGGTGGTCATTGTTTACCGTCGTGACCGCATTTGGTCGGGGCTTCGGTTCCCTTTTTGCTTCACGCCTGCTGCTGGGGATCGGGGAATCTGGCGGTAATCCCGGCTGTGCAAAAGTGGTCTATTCGTGGTTTGCGAAGAAGGAGCGGGCGACGGCCAGCGGCATTTTTGATGCCGGTCCGCGTGCCGGTAGCGCCATCGCGCTGCCTCTGGTTGCCTGGTTGATCAGCACCTGGGATTGGGAAACCTCGTTTGTGGTTACCGGCGCGCTGGGCCTGGCCTGGGTGGCTATCTGGCTGCTGTTTTATCGCGAACCAGAGGCGATGAAAGGCCTGAACCCTGAACAGCGGGAGAACCTGCTGGCCGATCGCGGCGTCCAGACAGTGGATAAAAATGAGAAGGTCAATATTGCCGGTCTGTTTCGCTTCAGAACGGTGTGGGGCATGATGATCGGCTTTTTCTGCATGAACTTCGCCACCTATTTCTTTGTGACCTGGTTCCCGACCTATCTGACCATGGCGCACGGTTTCTCCCTGAAAGAGCTGGGGACGATTGGTGCCATCCCTGCCCTGATGGGCATTCCCGGCAGTCTGCTGGGCGGCATCACTTCCGACTGGCTTTATCGCAAAGGCTTTTCGCTAACCACCGCGCGTAAATCCTGCCTGATTGCCGGGATGCTGCTCTCTTCCGTGATTGCTTTCGCCGCTTTTACCAGCAGCGTTACGGTGATTTTGACGCTGTTCTCGCTTACCTATGCCGGTTTAGCTTTTACCGCCGCCAATATCTGGACGCTGCCTGCTGATGTCGCGCCGAATTCCGGCTACGTCGGCACTCTCGGCGGTATCCAGAATTTTGCCGGCAACCTCGCGGGCATTGTCACCGCATCGTTTACCGGGCTGATGCTGACCCTGAGCCACGGTTCCTTTGTGGTGCCGCTGTTGGTCGCTGGCGGGATCTGTCTCGTTGGCGCGCTGAACTTCATGTTTGTCATGGGCAAAATCGAACCGTTGGCGATTGAAAAAAACCAGCAGGTCAGCGGCGTGGTCGCGGCCGATCATAAAGCCTGA
- a CDS encoding LacI family DNA-binding transcriptional regulator: protein MSDKPSPPARVSLEDVAQRSGVSTATVSRVLNGSASVRQSRREAVERACEELGYVINRAARTLASRRSMTIGAVVPTLATETFSRPLASFQQKIHQSGYTLLLANSDFDPQTELNEVNKLVEYGIDALMLVGNSHHPRLWERINQQGIPCIQTFSVDQRYPSVGYDNQLAASEMTAHLLALGHQKFGVIVGTPPSNDRISERITGTRNALAAAGLQLDEANLISSAFTMNEARQAMFQLLDGPNPPTAVICGNDLLAFGAMRAATERYLRIPGDISITGFNDYEYAEHLEHPLTTMRVELAQIGLCAADYLLATLNGEDAPRQTQLKPELIVRGSSGSAPRQR, encoded by the coding sequence ATGTCCGATAAGCCTTCACCTCCCGCAAGAGTTTCTCTGGAAGATGTTGCCCAGCGTTCGGGGGTGTCCACCGCGACGGTCTCTCGGGTATTGAACGGCAGCGCGTCGGTGCGGCAGTCACGTCGCGAGGCGGTAGAGCGAGCCTGTGAGGAATTGGGATATGTGATTAATCGTGCGGCAAGAACGCTGGCGTCACGACGCAGCATGACCATTGGCGCGGTTGTACCCACGCTGGCGACGGAAACGTTCTCCCGCCCGCTGGCCAGCTTTCAGCAAAAGATCCATCAGTCGGGTTACACGCTGCTGCTGGCCAATTCCGACTTCGATCCGCAGACCGAACTGAACGAGGTGAACAAGCTGGTGGAGTACGGCATCGATGCGCTGATGCTGGTGGGCAACAGCCACCATCCGCGTTTGTGGGAACGGATTAATCAGCAGGGGATCCCCTGTATTCAGACCTTTTCCGTCGATCAGCGCTACCCCAGCGTCGGCTACGATAATCAGCTGGCAGCGAGTGAAATGACGGCGCATCTGCTGGCGCTGGGCCACCAAAAGTTTGGCGTCATCGTCGGCACGCCGCCTTCTAACGATCGTATTTCTGAACGCATTACCGGCACGCGCAATGCGCTGGCAGCGGCGGGTTTGCAGCTTGATGAGGCGAATCTTATCAGCAGCGCTTTCACCATGAACGAAGCACGACAGGCGATGTTTCAGCTGCTGGATGGCCCAAACCCGCCTACCGCCGTGATCTGTGGCAATGATTTACTGGCATTCGGCGCAATGCGCGCGGCGACAGAACGCTATCTGCGCATTCCTGGCGATATCTCCATAACCGGCTTTAACGATTATGAATACGCTGAACACCTTGAACATCCGCTAACCACCATGCGTGTGGAGCTGGCGCAGATTGGTCTCTGTGCGGCGGACTACCTGCTGGCTACGCTAAACGGTGAAGACGCGCCCCGGCAAACACAGCTAAAGCCGGAGCTGATTGTACGCGGCAGCAGCGGTTCCGCGCCTCGCCAGCGCTAA
- a CDS encoding substrate-binding domain-containing protein yields the protein MSRNQQIRLFSALAIRAPFTQLEATWLTQHPDNPLAIDWGPTTAIEKKLAAGEPADAVIVTVKAMDKLIAEGVVTGGSRVELVDSPIGLAMLPQAEAPDISSVEALKKALLAARSVCWSLGGASGIYFQTVLKQLGIEEAMAARATTIGEGFTASQLIAGKADIAVQQISELLAVKGIKVIGPLPDAVQQPTSISAGVLANAQNPQGAAALLDFLRSAEAGRAFEAFGMSLRN from the coding sequence ATGAGCAGAAACCAACAAATTCGCCTGTTCAGCGCGCTCGCCATCCGGGCGCCCTTTACACAGCTGGAAGCCACGTGGCTAACACAGCATCCGGATAATCCGCTGGCGATCGACTGGGGCCCCACCACGGCGATTGAAAAAAAGCTGGCCGCTGGAGAGCCGGCCGATGCGGTTATCGTTACCGTTAAGGCGATGGATAAGCTGATTGCCGAAGGGGTGGTTACGGGCGGCAGCCGCGTGGAGCTGGTGGATTCACCGATTGGTCTGGCGATGCTGCCGCAAGCCGAAGCGCCCGATATCAGCAGCGTTGAGGCGCTGAAAAAAGCACTGCTGGCCGCCAGATCCGTCTGCTGGTCTCTGGGCGGTGCCAGCGGCATTTACTTTCAGACGGTGCTGAAGCAGCTGGGGATTGAAGAAGCGATGGCTGCCCGCGCCACCACGATCGGCGAAGGTTTTACCGCCAGCCAGCTTATCGCAGGCAAAGCGGACATTGCCGTACAGCAGATCAGCGAGTTGCTGGCGGTGAAAGGCATTAAGGTGATTGGGCCGCTACCGGATGCCGTGCAGCAGCCGACCTCGATCTCAGCTGGCGTGCTTGCCAACGCGCAGAATCCGCAGGGGGCCGCCGCGCTGCTCGATTTCCTGCGCTCTGCCGAAGCGGGCCGGGCGTTCGAGGCGTTCGGCATGTCGCTGCGCAACTAA